In the genome of Xanthobacteraceae bacterium, one region contains:
- a CDS encoding AprI/Inh family metalloprotease inhibitor: MNRLCFAVPFLLAFAAISIAQAQQNELEAARTLASNYQLSDANGERKCAVTLEAKTSAPGFALIFDRAECLPLFGYLADTAAWKPAPGNGIYLINAKGVLIAEFTEGVGGVYEALRERDGVYFLTNLRVADNAALQPSDLAGEWNLSRPNGPVLCRITLTLEAAAEQRLKLAVAPKCDNAITSFGPVAWQINNGDVLLFSEKGEQIRLGRNDEGVWMRMPDRNQAKPRPLQMTRP; the protein is encoded by the coding sequence ATGAACCGCCTCTGCTTCGCCGTACCATTTCTGCTTGCGTTCGCCGCCATAAGCATCGCGCAGGCGCAGCAGAACGAACTTGAAGCAGCGCGCACGCTGGCCTCGAACTACCAGCTCTCCGATGCGAACGGCGAACGCAAATGCGCGGTCACGCTGGAAGCGAAGACTTCCGCGCCCGGTTTCGCGCTGATCTTCGACCGCGCCGAGTGCCTGCCCCTGTTCGGCTACCTCGCCGACACCGCGGCGTGGAAGCCCGCACCGGGCAATGGCATCTATCTCATCAACGCCAAGGGCGTGCTGATCGCCGAGTTCACGGAAGGCGTGGGCGGCGTCTATGAGGCGCTGCGCGAACGCGACGGCGTCTATTTCCTGACCAACCTTCGCGTCGCAGATAACGCCGCCTTGCAGCCTTCCGACCTCGCGGGTGAATGGAACCTGTCGCGCCCGAACGGGCCGGTATTGTGCCGCATTACCCTGACGCTGGAAGCCGCCGCCGAACAACGGCTCAAGCTCGCTGTCGCGCCAAAATGCGACAACGCCATCACCTCGTTCGGTCCGGTTGCATGGCAGATCAATAACGGCGACGTGCTGCTGTTCTCCGAAAAGGGCGAACAGATCCGGCTCGGCCGCAACGACGAAGGCGTGTGGATGCGCATGCCCGACCGCAACCAGGCGAAGCCCCGTCCGCTGCAAATGACGCGGCCCTGA
- the radC gene encoding DNA repair protein RadC, producing the protein MSKVRGSGFKEAPHYHGHRERLRSRFRESGAASLADYELLELVLFRAVPQRDVKPLAKRLIERFGSFAEAIAAPPALLKEIEGVGDAIVTELKVVEAAAQHLAKGKLKNKKVLSSWSAVVDYCRTSMAFADKEQFRILFLDKRNQLIADEVQQKGTVDHTPVYPREVVKRALELSATAIILVHNHPSGDPTPSRADIQMTKTIIEVARPLGIEVHDHIIVGKDGHASLKGLRLIS; encoded by the coding sequence ATGTCGAAGGTGCGCGGTTCCGGTTTCAAGGAAGCGCCGCATTATCACGGTCATCGCGAACGGCTGCGTTCGCGTTTTCGCGAATCCGGCGCGGCTTCGCTAGCGGACTACGAATTGCTCGAACTGGTGCTGTTTCGCGCGGTGCCACAGCGCGACGTGAAGCCGCTCGCGAAGCGACTGATCGAACGCTTCGGTTCCTTCGCGGAAGCCATCGCGGCGCCGCCCGCGCTTCTGAAAGAGATCGAGGGGGTAGGCGACGCCATCGTCACCGAACTGAAGGTGGTCGAGGCGGCGGCGCAGCATCTCGCCAAGGGGAAGCTAAAAAACAAGAAAGTGCTCTCGTCGTGGAGCGCGGTAGTCGATTATTGCCGGACCTCGATGGCCTTCGCGGACAAGGAGCAATTCCGCATCCTGTTCCTAGACAAGCGCAATCAGCTGATCGCCGACGAAGTGCAGCAGAAAGGCACGGTCGATCATACGCCGGTCTATCCGCGCGAGGTGGTGAAACGTGCGCTCGAACTTTCCGCGACCGCGATCATCCTCGTCCATAATCATCCGTCCGGCGACCCGACGCCGTCGCGCGCCGACATCCAGATGACGAAGACCATCATCGAAGTCGCGCGGCCGCTCGGCATCGAGGTGCACGATCACATCATCGTCGGGAAAGACGGCCACGCGAGCCTGAAGGGACTGCGGCTGATCTCCTGA
- the map gene encoding type I methionyl aminopeptidase, which produces MTYIDAAAAPLRKTGQIRLHGPEDFAGMRKAGKLVAEALDMLDGEVHPGVTTERLDNLVYEFAMDHGALPATLMYRGYRKSSCTSINHVVCHGIPNDKPMREGDIVNIDVTLILDGWHGDSSRMYAVGEIPRRAERLIDVTYEAMMRGIAAIRPGATTGDIGAAIQAMVEPNHMSVVRDFCGHGLGRLFHDEPNIVHIGVPGEGAVLRPGMFFTVEPMINLGRPHVKVLSDGWTAVTRDRSLSAQFEHSVGVTETGVEIFTLSPKGLHKPLFSQAA; this is translated from the coding sequence ATGACCTACATCGACGCCGCCGCCGCACCGCTACGGAAAACCGGGCAGATTCGCCTGCACGGACCGGAGGATTTTGCGGGTATGCGCAAGGCCGGGAAGCTGGTCGCGGAAGCGCTCGATATGCTCGATGGGGAAGTCCACCCCGGCGTCACCACCGAGCGGCTGGACAATCTGGTCTACGAGTTCGCGATGGATCACGGTGCGCTGCCCGCGACGCTGATGTATCGCGGCTACCGCAAGTCTTCCTGCACCTCGATCAATCATGTGGTCTGTCACGGCATCCCGAACGACAAGCCGATGCGCGAGGGCGACATCGTCAATATCGACGTCACGCTCATCCTCGACGGCTGGCATGGCGACTCCAGCCGCATGTACGCGGTCGGTGAAATCCCGCGCCGCGCGGAGCGGCTGATCGACGTTACCTATGAAGCCATGATGCGCGGCATCGCTGCGATCCGTCCCGGTGCGACGACCGGCGACATCGGCGCGGCGATTCAGGCGATGGTGGAGCCGAACCACATGAGCGTGGTACGCGATTTCTGCGGTCACGGCCTCGGCCGCCTGTTCCACGACGAGCCGAACATCGTGCATATCGGCGTGCCCGGCGAAGGCGCCGTGTTGCGGCCCGGCATGTTCTTCACGGTCGAGCCGATGATCAATCTCGGCCGTCCACATGTGAAAGTGCTGTCCGACGGCTGGACCGCGGTGACGCGCGACCGCTCGCTCTCGGCGCAGTTCGAACATTCGGTCGGCGTTACCGAAACCGGCGTCGAGATTTTCACGCTCTCGCCGAAGGGCCTGCACAAGCCGCTGTTTTCTCAGGCTGCGTAA
- the sfsA gene encoding DNA/RNA nuclease SfsA, whose translation MKFAAPLIEARLVRRYKRFLADVILPNGSETTVHVANPGAMTGLATPGARVFLSKSSDPKRKLAYSWELVEADFGAVPELVGVNTAHPNRLVAEALAENKIPQLAGYETIRREVKYGRRSRIDFLLEAPDRPACYLEIKNVHLMRLPGLAEFPDCVTARGARHLDELADIREQGFRAVLLYLVQIGSAREVAVAGDIDPAYAAAFARARAAGVEMLARVCRLTHDEIRVDREVPVAD comes from the coding sequence ATGAAGTTCGCGGCGCCGCTGATCGAGGCGCGGCTCGTGCGCCGCTACAAGCGTTTCCTTGCCGATGTCATCCTGCCGAATGGCAGCGAGACCACGGTGCATGTCGCCAATCCGGGGGCGATGACCGGACTCGCCACGCCGGGCGCGCGCGTGTTTCTCTCGAAATCATCCGATCCCAAACGCAAGCTCGCTTACTCATGGGAACTGGTGGAGGCGGATTTCGGCGCGGTACCGGAGCTTGTAGGCGTCAACACCGCGCACCCCAATCGTCTGGTCGCGGAGGCGCTGGCGGAGAATAAAATTCCGCAGCTCGCCGGTTACGAAACGATCCGCCGCGAGGTGAAATACGGCCGCCGCTCGCGGATCGATTTCCTGCTGGAAGCGCCTGATCGCCCGGCCTGTTATCTTGAAATCAAGAACGTCCACCTGATGCGCTTGCCGGGGCTGGCGGAGTTTCCGGATTGCGTGACCGCGCGCGGCGCGCGGCATCTCGACGAACTGGCGGACATCCGTGAACAAGGATTCCGGGCGGTCTTGCTCTATCTGGTGCAGATCGGGTCGGCGCGCGAGGTTGCGGTGGCCGGCGATATCGACCCTGCCTATGCCGCGGCCTTCGCGCGGGCGCGGGCGGCAGGCGTCGAGATGCTGGCGCGGGTCTGCCGTTTGACGCATGACGAAATTAGGGTTGACCGCGAAGTGCCGGTGGCGGACTAG
- a CDS encoding SDR family oxidoreductase — protein MHVLVTGAAGMIGRKLVERLAREPRIGGKPIARMTLIDVEEPAAPKNTQFKTTLRKGDISLPGEASAAIADSPDYIFHLAGVVSGEAETDFEKGYRVNLDGTRFMFDAIRLREYKPRVVFTSSMAVFGGPFDGPVTDDFHLTPHTSYGVAKAIGEQLLADYSRRGFFDGVGIRLPAITVRPGKPNKAASGFFSGIIREPLAGHVAMLPVPEDLLHSHASPRAAVGYLLHAATLDTDLLDLRPNITMPSVACTIAQQIESLRKVGGDKAVARIQRVKDTLIERIVAGWPHTFDAKRALDLGFVPDKDFDEIVAIHVEDELGGKVAA, from the coding sequence CTGCATGTGCTGGTGACCGGCGCGGCCGGCATGATCGGGCGCAAGCTGGTCGAGCGGCTGGCGCGCGAGCCGCGCATCGGCGGCAAGCCCATTGCGCGCATGACGCTGATCGACGTCGAGGAGCCCGCCGCGCCGAAGAACACGCAGTTCAAGACCACGTTGCGCAAGGGCGATATTTCTCTACCCGGCGAGGCGTCGGCCGCGATTGCCGACAGCCCGGATTATATTTTCCATCTCGCGGGGGTGGTGTCGGGGGAAGCGGAAACCGATTTCGAGAAAGGCTATCGCGTCAACCTCGACGGCACGCGCTTCATGTTCGATGCAATCCGCCTTCGCGAATACAAGCCACGCGTGGTGTTCACGAGTTCGATGGCGGTGTTCGGCGGACCGTTCGACGGGCCGGTGACCGACGACTTCCACCTCACGCCGCACACTTCTTACGGGGTGGCGAAAGCGATCGGCGAGCAGTTGCTGGCCGATTATTCGCGGCGCGGTTTTTTCGACGGTGTCGGCATCCGGTTGCCCGCGATCACGGTGCGGCCGGGAAAACCGAACAAGGCCGCGTCCGGATTTTTCTCCGGCATCATCCGCGAGCCGCTGGCAGGGCATGTCGCGATGCTGCCGGTGCCGGAAGATCTTCTGCATTCCCACGCCAGCCCGCGCGCCGCGGTCGGCTATCTGCTGCACGCGGCGACGCTGGATACGGACCTCCTCGATCTTCGTCCCAACATCACTATGCCGAGTGTCGCCTGCACCATCGCGCAACAGATCGAGTCGCTGCGCAAAGTGGGCGGGGACAAGGCGGTTGCGCGCATCCAGCGCGTGAAGGATACGCTGATCGAGCGCATCGTCGCTGGCTGGCCGCATACGTTCGACGCGAAACGCGCGCTCGACCTCGGCTTCGTGCCGGACAAGGACTTCGATGAGATCGTCGCGATCCATGTCGAGGACGAACTGGGCGGCAAGGTTGCTGCATAA
- a CDS encoding DSD1 family PLP-dependent enzyme, translating into MNNPLADRLFRALEDVPTPALAIDEAALERNIAAMADFARRANRSLRPHAKTHKSVAIARKQIAAGAIGICCATLPELQAMADAGIGGLLLTAPIQDPAKTEALLGVASKTPIMLAVDHPSQIETLAAKLPANAAPVGIVVDVDVGQKRTGVCDVSDTVALAALVAKDKRLKFSGLQAYAGHVQHIPAFAERAREAALVSKLVEEHISGLRQAGFEVPIVSGGGTGTHDFDLAHQPFTEIQAGSYVFMDADYARILDRNGERLPFECSLFMLTTVTSANRPGQVTVDAGTKSLAVNGPFPHLILGAPDGTAYQFAGDEHGILSFREGSTPPKLGSRILMSVTHCDPTVNLFSVMHAVTESGKIEKWPVAGRN; encoded by the coding sequence ATGAACAATCCGCTGGCAGATCGTCTGTTTCGCGCGCTGGAAGACGTGCCAACCCCCGCCCTCGCAATCGACGAGGCGGCACTCGAGCGCAATATCGCGGCGATGGCGGACTTCGCGCGGCGCGCAAACCGTTCGCTCCGCCCTCACGCAAAAACGCATAAGTCGGTCGCGATTGCGCGGAAGCAGATCGCAGCAGGCGCGATCGGGATTTGCTGCGCAACCCTGCCCGAACTGCAAGCGATGGCGGATGCCGGAATCGGCGGGCTGCTGTTGACCGCGCCCATTCAGGACCCGGCGAAGACCGAAGCCTTGCTAGGAGTCGCCAGCAAGACCCCGATCATGCTTGCGGTCGATCATCCGAGCCAGATCGAAACCCTCGCGGCAAAACTCCCGGCAAACGCAGCCCCGGTTGGCATCGTCGTCGACGTGGATGTCGGCCAGAAGCGAACCGGCGTTTGCGATGTCAGCGATACGGTTGCGCTCGCGGCGCTTGTTGCAAAAGACAAGCGGTTGAAATTCAGTGGACTTCAGGCTTACGCCGGGCATGTGCAACACATTCCCGCATTTGCGGAACGCGCCCGAGAGGCCGCACTGGTTTCCAAACTCGTGGAAGAACATATCTCCGGTTTGCGTCAAGCCGGATTCGAGGTCCCCATCGTTAGCGGCGGCGGCACCGGCACCCATGACTTCGACCTTGCGCATCAGCCTTTCACTGAAATTCAGGCCGGCTCCTATGTCTTCATGGATGCGGACTACGCGCGCATCCTGGACCGGAACGGCGAAAGGCTTCCGTTCGAATGTTCGTTGTTCATGCTGACGACCGTCACCTCCGCCAACAGGCCCGGACAGGTCACGGTGGACGCCGGCACGAAATCACTCGCGGTCAACGGCCCCTTCCCCCATCTTATCCTTGGAGCGCCGGACGGCACGGCATACCAGTTCGCCGGCGACGAACACGGCATCCTTTCGTTTCGCGAAGGAAGCACGCCGCCGAAACTCGGTAGCCGTATCCTGATGAGCGTGACCCACTGCGACCCGACAGTGAACCTCTTCAGCGTCATGCATGCGGTGACGGAGTCAGGCAAAATCGAGAAATGGCCGGTCGCGGGTCGCAACTGA
- a CDS encoding GNAT family N-acetyltransferase encodes MRPVGPETDAMPSPRPAPVALQGRYGRTEKLDAEKHASQLWEAVKGHDQVWDYLFHGPFAARDAFDDYIRLFASREDPYAYAIIDAKGQAVGFATLMEIRPQHRVIEVGNILYSPQLQRTPLATEAQYLLARYAFEDLRNRRYEWKCNALNEPSRRAALRYGFTFEGIFHQHMIVKGRNRDTAWYAMMDHEWPSRKAAFEAWLAPANFDARGRQKKSLEAFRS; translated from the coding sequence ATGCGGCCGGTTGGGCCGGAAACCGATGCAATGCCATCGCCGCGTCCTGCGCCGGTGGCGCTGCAGGGGCGCTATGGCCGCACCGAGAAGCTGGATGCGGAGAAACATGCAAGCCAGCTTTGGGAGGCGGTGAAAGGCCACGATCAGGTCTGGGATTATCTGTTTCACGGTCCCTTCGCCGCGCGGGACGCATTCGACGATTACATTCGGCTGTTCGCCTCGCGGGAAGATCCGTACGCCTATGCGATCATCGACGCGAAAGGACAGGCGGTCGGCTTCGCGACCTTGATGGAGATTCGTCCGCAACATCGCGTTATCGAAGTAGGCAACATTCTCTATTCGCCGCAGTTGCAGCGGACGCCGCTGGCGACCGAAGCGCAGTATCTGCTCGCGCGCTATGCGTTCGAGGATTTGCGCAATCGCCGCTACGAATGGAAGTGCAATGCGCTGAACGAGCCGTCACGCCGCGCGGCGTTGCGCTACGGCTTCACGTTCGAGGGTATTTTTCATCAGCACATGATCGTGAAAGGCCGCAACCGCGACACGGCATGGTACGCGATGATGGATCACGAATGGCCGTCGCGGAAAGCCGCGTTCGAGGCGTGGCTGGCGCCCGCCAATTTCGACGCGCGCGGCAGGCAGAAAAAGAGCCTCGAAGCGTTTCGCAGCTAA
- a CDS encoding isocitrate lyase/phosphoenolpyruvate mutase family protein, which translates to MMPTIAEKRATFHALHKSGCFVIPNPWDVPSARWLQAMGFKALASTSAGFAWSKGVPDNGVTRGMLLEHLAELVDATDLPINADFEGGFADDPAGVAESVSLACDTGVAGLSIEDTTKQKDKPVYDLDHAVARMKAARAAIDRKGGDTLLVGRADGLNIGASGFDDVIVRLKAYASAGADCLFAPGLAKPDQIKAAVEAVAPKPFNLLIGTPNGLTVKDVEALGVRRISVGGALARGVWGAFLRMTKQIMEEGRFDALGEGAPGAEINKFFSGDSKLRGGT; encoded by the coding sequence TTGATGCCGACGATTGCCGAGAAACGCGCGACTTTTCACGCCCTTCACAAAAGCGGATGCTTCGTCATTCCCAATCCATGGGATGTGCCGAGCGCGCGCTGGCTGCAGGCCATGGGCTTCAAGGCGCTGGCTTCCACCAGCGCGGGGTTTGCCTGGTCGAAGGGCGTCCCCGACAACGGCGTGACGCGCGGGATGCTGCTCGAGCATCTCGCGGAACTCGTGGACGCAACCGACCTTCCGATCAACGCGGATTTCGAGGGAGGCTTCGCCGACGATCCGGCGGGAGTCGCGGAAAGCGTCTCGCTCGCATGCGATACCGGCGTAGCCGGCTTGTCGATCGAGGATACGACCAAGCAGAAAGACAAGCCGGTTTACGACCTCGACCACGCGGTTGCGCGCATGAAGGCCGCGCGTGCGGCAATCGACCGGAAGGGTGGCGACACATTGCTGGTCGGACGTGCCGATGGCCTCAATATCGGTGCAAGCGGATTCGACGACGTAATCGTCCGCCTCAAGGCTTATGCCAGCGCCGGGGCCGATTGCCTGTTTGCGCCGGGCCTTGCAAAGCCGGATCAGATCAAGGCGGCGGTCGAAGCGGTCGCGCCGAAGCCGTTCAACCTCCTGATCGGAACGCCGAACGGGTTGACCGTGAAAGACGTGGAGGCACTCGGTGTTCGCCGTATCAGCGTTGGCGGCGCGCTTGCGCGCGGGGTGTGGGGTGCGTTCCTGCGCATGACGAAGCAGATCATGGAAGAAGGCCGCTTCGATGCGCTGGGTGAAGGCGCGCCGGGTGCGGAGATCAACAAGTTCTTCTCCGGCGATTCGAAGTTGCGGGGCGGCACATGA